The Ahaetulla prasina isolate Xishuangbanna chromosome 5, ASM2864084v1, whole genome shotgun sequence genomic sequence aataacccAGAGCGTCAGTATTAATGATACATTTATATGATAGCAATATGACAGAACAAATTCAGAGTTTCTCAGTTCAAGTATGTTGGGGGTAAGGACTGTCTGctaaaaaaagagacagaaaagaaTTAATTTATATGATCTGCTAGGCATTCAATTCAAAATCTGCTAAAATCCAGCAGCCCTATATTTGCATCATACAAAGCTTCATTTGAATAAATGTCCCATCTCTGTATATTCTGTTTGGTGCACAAAATGAGTTCTCAATTATGCCAGCCCTGCaagtcagtgtttttcaaacttggcaaattgAAGATGTGCAGATCAACTtctagcatgctggctgggggaatctgAAAGTTGAAGCCCAAACATCTTAATGTTGCCAGATTTGAAAAGCACTGCTCTAGACAAAATAGTTGATTGCCTCAATTGACCATTCAATTGAACTTGATCTTGCCTGGCTCTTGGGATACAATGAGCTTAGAAAGATTACAGTAGCTGAATCGGTGGCTGCCTATCTACAAAATGCCACAGCATATTCACTACTTTTGCCAATTTGGTGTGAAGTGCTGTATTGCTTTCTAAGATTTagaatgggtttttttaaataaatggttaAAATAGTACAATAAAAGCTTTTCTGATTTGATTCAGTTTTCAATTCCCCAGATTCTAAGCATGAAAACATACTTGAGTGCCATCTAGCTAATCTTCACAAAATTTCAAAAGATCACTAATTGTATTTTATCAAAATGATCTATGTGGAGAGTTCATTAGGATTATCCTGCATCCACAAGTTGTTGTGTGAAATTTACAATAGTCCTTGAAAAACCAATGCAGTTGTAAAAGAAACTACAACTCTccagatctgtctgtctgtctgtctgtctatcacatTTCTGAATCCACCGGCTCCCTCAGAGAGACTGATTGGTAttacaataaaatgttaaaaaataaaaacagcatataaaaattaattttaaaaaagttaaaaggaagaaaaggataaTTGAACCTTGTTAAAAATTAGTTGAAAAGGCACAGGTTCTCAGGGTGCTAACCTTCACAAACCTGCATGCTGTTCTGGTCTCCCCACCTGagcctgtagagcaggggtctccaaccttgtcaactttaagcctggcggacttcaactcccagagccccagccagcaaagctggctggggcattctgggagttgaagtcctccaggcttaaagttaccaaggttggagacccctgctggaGAGTCAGGTTTTAACCCCTTTTCAGAAGGCCAAAAGTGTAGGACCCTACACCTCTGGGGGGAGAATTTTCCAAAGGGTGGTGGCAATGGCAGACAAGATTATCTTTGTTAGATCCCTGCCAATCGGACTTGATCTGATGGAGTCTGCAACATTCCTTCCTGACCAAGTGGGGTTGGGCCAATGTAATGGGATGAGTACAGTTCCATAGGtaccctggctccatgccataTAGTGCTTTATACATCACAACCAACACCTTGAGTTTGACCTGGAAGCAAACAGGCACCCAATGCAGTTTGTGGAGCAAAGGTGTTACATATGCCCTTTTTTTGGGGTACCCAGAATTGCTTTGCACAGCTGCCTTCTGtaaccccatgtagagtgcattgtaaTAGTCCAGACAGAGATGACTAAGGCATGAGTAACGGAACAGGTTAGGGTTATGGGATTGTCACTGCAGTACACAGATCTGTTATCACTGAACCACCAAATTCAAAGGTGACTGTTGATTAGTGAGTAATGACTAACGCTAAGCATCACACGTATAAAACTGATTATAACAACAAATATATGTGCAGATAAATTACATCAAGAATTTGCTGGGAGAAATAACTACTATAACTACATGAATCCATTTAATAAACTTTACCCTTGATTTCTGCTTAATCATACAATATTTCTTAATCATACAATACATTCATACAATATTGTTTGGACTTGGCAATGACATATGCACATAGCTTACATTTATAGAAAAAAATCAAGTTAAGAAATTCCAAGCAGCATCCCCTAAATGACAATTATTCAGGCTTTCAAACACCTCATGTTAATGCGGTAGCACAAATTTAGCTAGCATATTTAACTATCATGTACTAAATTAATCTTAAATTCACACAACACACAGAGCCGCAACCTAGCTACCACTTTTTCATGCAGAATACTGTATAAACCTGGCCAGAGTTTAAGGCATGACCCAGGAACCTGCAAACATAGATGGATATTAAACCTCTTTGTGTGAGAAGAAGGCCCCGATAGACGAGGTAAGACCAGGTTAGACCATCTGGAATTCCCACACCTGTAGGCAAGATTGCCAAGTGAAGCAAAAAAATCCAAAGAATGAATGCAATGGCACTTCtgtatattgccaagaaaactgcacagcTACCTACAGTATTCTCAActctaatatcttttttttagtgTGTGGGAGAACTCATTAAACAATCTCAATGCAAATCATCTCCCATTGCAATGTTTCTTAACCTGGGCCACTGAAAGATgtctgtacttcaactcccagaattccctagccagcatgctgggagttATAACGCACACATCGTCAAGCGTGTAcagaccggggtgaaatccagcaggttcttgagaaccagtagcagaaattttgagtaatttggagaacccacaaataccacctctggctggtcccagagtggagtgggaatggagattttgcaatatccttcccctaggagtggggagggaatgggcattttgcagtatccttctcctggagtgggagggaatgggcattttgcagtatcctcctcctggagttgggtgggaatggagattttgcagtatccttcccctaggagtggggagggaatgggcattttgcagtatccttctcctggagtgggagggaatgggcattttgcagtatcctcctcctggagttgggtgggaatggagattttgcagtatccttcccctgccacgcccaccaagccacgcccacagaactggtagtaaaaaaatttggatttcaccactggtacagacATACAGTGTTGCATCCCCTCCTTCGCTCCTCGCCTTAACATTTTTCTCTAGTAGCCCATCCCTATTGGCCATTTAGAAGGAACCGTCTTTCCAGAACTTCTTTTACCTCTCGGGCACACTTAAGCATCGCGAGaggttattccccccccccccgtggggaAGCCCAGTCAAGCCTCCCTACTTTGGTGGGCGCCGCCATCTTGCTTCGGCGGAGCGCTTGAGGAAGTGCTTCCGGGTGAGCTTGTCGGTCGTCGGTTGGAAAGCGGCGTTTGGTGCTTTAAGGACCCTTCGCGCCTTAGTTTCGTCGAGGCGGAGTTCGCACGAAGAGCCGTCCCGATGGCGGTGGAGTCTCGCGTTACTCAGGAGGAGATTAAGAAAGAGCCCGAAAAGCCCATCGATCGCGAGAAGGTAAGAAGGAGGAGTGGAAGGTGGCGGGGAGAAGCGGGGGACGGCTGGCGGGtcgctcgcctcgcctcgcctcgcctcgatCGTGCTGTGTATGCGTGTTGCGATGCCGTGGGCACGATAAGCAAACCTCCCGTTCACCCACAACTTTAAACAGCCGTTGCTTGGAAAGCAACTCTGCAAAGTGCAAAGGGGCGCTTCGTGCAATTTCGTCTCTCGCTCCCCTTTGCACGTGAAAGCCGTCGGGGCGTTTTCTCCCAGGTGCTGCCCTGCCGTTGCGGGTCCGTTGTGGGTCTTGCTGAGAACATTTGTGCCACAAAGCATAAATGAGCTTACACGGTCTCTGGGTTTTGCATCTTGTAGCAGGTTTGAAATGTGGTGGGCCGCATTTTTGGCTCTTTGGGTTGTGGGAACATGGCaatgaaatagcaatagcgcttagacttatataccgcttcacagtgctttacagccttttctaagcggtttacagagtcagaatattgcccccaaccatctgggttctCTGGGTCCTAAAGGATGCTTGCTTACTTATcaacctaggtcaggggtctgcaaactttgctttgctggctgcggaactctgggaattgaagtccacaagtcttaaaagacccaagtttgcagacccctgacctaggtagTTTCACTCTGCTGCCTGTGGTTTctaaatacaggcagtccccgacttacagcagttcgttgagtgaccaaagttataacaacactgaaaaaaagtgacttaatggcCTTTTTTCATGCTTaaatgaccatcgcagcatccccattgttACAGGATTTACCTTCGGATGCtgggcaaccggttcatatttatgagtcGCAATATCCTGGGGTCGtgtgaccatcttttgcgaccttctgacaagcagagttggtgggaaagccagattcacttaaccctgtcactaattttaacaactgctgtgatttgtttaacaaatgtggcaagaaaggtcgtaaaatgggacaaaactcacttaaaaaatttctcacttagcaacataaattctgggctcagttcataagtcataagtcgaggatgacctgtATGTGTTTGTCATATTCTGCCTTAaaagtctcattcaagacaagctTTACTTCTAATGAGTTTTTGGGAATGGCCaagaaattttcttggcaaaaacataAAAATGGTTTTGCAAATCCATTCTTTGATTTCTCAATGTAACCTACATACTTGAGCTATCCTATTGGTTTCCCATTTAAACATTAATCATATATGATCTTGctaaacccttccatatttccacctctcacaatacttgacaacacagtatcaacagtagaaaccttcaaatttctgggttctatcatatcgcaagatctcaaatggacagctaacatcaaaaacatcattaaaaaaggacaacaaagaatgttctttctgcgccaactcagtaagctcaaactgcccaaggagctgctgatccaattctacagaggaattattgagtctgtcatttgcacctctataactgtctggttcggttctgcaacccaacaagaaaaacacagacttcagaggataattagaactgcagaaaaaataattgctaccaacctgccttccattgaggacctgtatactgcacgaatcaagaagagggccgtgaaaatatttgcagatccctcgcatcctggacataaactgtttcaactcctaccctcaaaacgacgctatagagcactgcacaccagaacaactagacacaagaacagttttttcccgaaggccatcactctgctaaacaaataattccctcaacactgtcagactatttactgaatctgcactactattaatcatttcatagttcccatcaccaatctctttccacttatgactgtatgactataacttgttgctggcaatccttatgatttatattgatatattgaccatcaattatgttgtaaatgttgtaccttgatgaacgtatcttttcttttatgtacactgagagcatatgcaccaagacaaattccttgtgtgtccaatcacacttggccaataaattctaatgCATAAGTATCGTTAGGCCTGGTAAATTTAGAAGAGTTTGTAGTGTCTCTTTTTTGGGTGGAGGGCAAATAAGAATATGAAAGGTATGATAGGCTATTTAAACTTagaagtaccggtatcatttctATAGCTATAATTGATATAAGTCATCTTTATATGCAAATTGGACATCTTGTTAAGCTGATTTGGATTGCTAGGCTTGGATACTGTGTTCTATTAATCAGTAAACACTTCTGTCAAAATGGGCACAGCACTATAGTTGAAGAATCATAAATTCCCCTGAGATCTTGTGGTTGGAGATAATCTTCATAGAAAGGTATAAAGTTCTGTGATTGTTTTGAGCCAATTGTGAGGTTTTGGAGATATTAGAAGTGtttaagaaaaaaagtatattttaaattaaagtcTTCTAAGCTATTGTATAGGCTGGAGAAGTATGCTGGTTGTGAAATTGGTTGGTTGGAGAGAAAACTTGATGTGGTAAAGAAGGGAAACAATATCACAAATAAATTGCCACCTCTTTCTTCACTGGTTGCTAACAAGCTTTGAAAATTCTTCAGAATAGGATTTCTGTTACATGCAGCATATTCGTTTTCTGCTTCTTCATAGAAAATTCATAACTAGaattttaaaattcattaaatttatttttaatttttatttatttatttgtcaaacacaacagtatatataagtataagcatgaaataaccatacgaattggatacaatcaaagggaatattaggacagagctGGTGCTCTTAAGCTAAAGATTTATTTAGCTTAGgtacttttttgtatttttgtaaacCAACCTTAAGAGAAATTCAAGTACCAGTTCACACAAAACAAAATCAATGATACATGGTATAAATACATTTAAGACTGACTGTTTTCTTTGCAGACCTGTCCCCTGTTGTTGAGGGTCTTCACCACAAACAATGGGCGTCATCACCGAATGGATGAGTTTGCGCGTGGAAATGTACCTTCCAGTGAACTTCAGATCTACACATGGTAAGTTCTTGCCTATATAAGTAACCATTTGCCTATATCTCAATATTGCATTAAAAACACATGAAAAGTATCTTTTATGgtgtgtgttctgtctcctttcccACTTCGGATtcttggggccaggttcgggggctggagtcacaacagtgtgAGAGCAGAAAATGGTTGCTGCTTTTTCTAATATACAGAAGTTCTTATAGATGAAAGGCAGAAAAATTGGGAAGTCTGTTTTATAGCTTTCATATTAATAGATAGTTTGTAACAGTGGAAATTGCACTCTACCAAGTAAAATGGAGATttgaaaaaatgtgaattttaccATGTTCACTAAAGAAAGAAGACTGCCTAATTTGTTTGTAGAATTGTCTCTTGctgatattttttataaatataattgtgGATAGATATGTTGCTTAGGCTTCAAAAGACAGAAATCTGTGAAAGATCGATGTTGGTATGTCTGAGAGGAGAAAAAGACTGTATGATTGCAAATTATACATGGCTACTAGAGCAAGTAAATTATTTGTATATTCTACCGGTATTTGAATGGTTACTTGCATGGAAAAATTAAGTTATAAATATTCATAGAAAGGCAGTGTTTTTGGTAAAATGAACATTTaacaaaagaagcaaaaataaatgAGTTACTTTACCACTTGGATACTGGAAGTGATCTAGTTAGGATAGGAGAAACATAAGAAATTGAATATAATGGGAATGGAGTATTTAAGAATTGTGTGTAATGAAATAAGGTCAGAAAtgtgaattaaattaaaaagtgaGTTTGATACAAAAAGGTAATTTGAAGAAGCTTCCTCTTCCTCAGGAAACTAACAACTATATGAAAGATCAGTAACTTAAAATCGGGAAGATTAAGAAAACTATTTGAGCTGAAACTCTCAGAATAAGTGAGAAGTTTGAaggatctaaagcaggggtgttaaactcatgttgtcacagtggcatcacatgacgtattgggactccCCCCcaactttgctaaaccaggtgtgggcacgGCCATCACGTGACCCATCCGGCCcataggctgggagtttgacagccctgatctaaagtAATGGTGTATGGATACAATGGAAGCAAGGATGATTGGCAAAGGAAAGTATATGGAGGGTTGTGGTTTTGAGGTAAGCTAAATTTATGTTATTCCTCCTTTAATTTCCTTTGCTTACTGTTTGTGAAAGACAATAATATGGTCGATATATGTATGGATTTCTAcatgaatgctttaaaaaaaagagctaaGTGCTAATTTGAATCAAGACATGCGACatgaaaaaatgcaaaatatttctgtGTTCTGATGTGCACCTAATTTGGGAAATCAGAGGAAgccaattttgaagaaaaagtttatttatttattgattgattgattgattgattgattaaatttctataccgcccttctcccaaaggactcagggcggtttacagccaaagtaaaacaattaatacaaaaattaaaaccaatttaaaaaggaaaatttaaagttgGCTGaacacttaaaaccaataaaaaaaaaaccattattaaaaccccattaggccagtcctgcgcgatggaacagaaatgttttcagctcgcgttgaaaggtccaaagatcagggagttggcggatacctggtggtaactcgttccagagggttggtgcccccatagagaaggccctccccctgggtgtcgccagccgacattgtctggccgacggcaccctgaggagaccctccctatgggagctcactggtcgatgggagttcgccagtagcagcaggcggtcccgtaagtaacccggtcctatgccatggagcactttaaaggtggtaactaaccaCCACTTTACCACCAAAAGAAATATTTGTGAAGTATTTAGTGGGAAATATATTTCTTGATGCAATACTTTTCAGTTCTGTGGATCCTTCTTAGAATTAATAGCTTAAAGTGAGAATCTACACACTAAATTGACCTTGATTTTGTTTTCCTCCAGGATGGATgcaactttaaaagagctgaccAGTTTAGTGAAAGAAGTCTATCCAGAAGCAAGGAAGAAGGGGACACATTTCAACTTTGCAATAGTTTATACAGATCTTAAAAGACCTGGGTACAGGTAATACAACTTATGGTAACAGAGAGTCTACACAGTGTTGTTACTTGCAAGGTTTGAAAATTGTAGCATGCAATagagaacaaaaaaataatataatgatGTAAACTGAACTTAGTGTTTGTAAATTAAAGAGTCTTCTTAATTATATCCTTTTTCCTAtcctataaaatatatttgtaaagtCAGGCAGGTGCTAAATAAGTATATATCTCTGAATTGTAGCTGCCAATTATTTCAGGAGAAAGCAGCTGATTTCTTTCAGATGGAGAAAGTTATTTGATgctaggaaaaataataattcttctcTAAAGAAAATTAGAGCTTAAATTTGGTAGCCAGAAATGAGTTTTTTAAGTTGCAAATTATCAGTTGGCTAATTATGAGTAGGATTTTTGTACTTAGAGAACATCTGTTCTTCTAATGCAATTGCTTAGTTATAGGGAAGCTTAGCAGAAATTGAATAATTGTTTATATTATGCTTTCTCAAGACCACATTCAAGCTGTCTTTTTTTGAGTGCATGGTAGACATTTTCTATAAATTTAAAGCattaacttttaaaagatacatttatgTGCATGCTTCCCAGTCTTTGTATTTTCAGTGGGCCATAAACTCAAGGCTGTACTGAAATATTACAGATAGGCTTAACTAATACTAAAAGGTTTATCTGAAGATAATTAACACTTGAAGCAAAGACCAGATTATGGTTGAAAAGCTGCTGAGATCAATAAAGCCCACGTCTAAATAGAGAGAAACAGTTAACAATGTTATATATAATACACAAAGAAAAATCACCTGAACACACACAACGGGATATATGCTTAACTCCAGTTTTCTGGCATATTTTCTTTATGCCCAGGGTCTTgatttaaagctttggagatctcATGTCAGTAGAGTAAATAGTACTAGGGCAGAGGAGGTAGAACATCACAGGTTGAGCTACATAATTATGTTCAACATGTTTTTCCTATTTTGGTTTTGAATAACCTGGAGGAAAATAATGTCCCCTTTGCTTCTTTCTACAGAGTGAAGGAAATTGGTAGTACAATGTCGGGAAGAAAGGGCACagatgattccatgactttgcagtctCAGAAGTTCCAGATAGGGGATTACCTTGACATAG encodes the following:
- the SAP18 gene encoding histone deacetylase complex subunit SAP18 gives rise to the protein MAVESRVTQEEIKKEPEKPIDREKTCPLLLRVFTTNNGRHHRMDEFARGNVPSSELQIYTWMDATLKELTSLVKEVYPEARKKGTHFNFAIVYTDLKRPGYRVKEIGSTMSGRKGTDDSMTLQSQKFQIGDYLDIAITPPNRAPPPSGRMRPY